The genomic window ATAAGAGTAAAGAAAACTCAGAATACCAATATTGATGCTGTGGATCATATTTTTTCCATAACTTCACTTTACTAGATAGGCATGTCAGTAATAgtcaatttttttgtgttttgttgtaTATATTGTAATGTATAATATctgttttaatttaattcatttatttCAGTTCCAATATTCAtgttatatgtttttaatgtaaatttgggaaaaatagTTGTTAAGGacaaatttttaattgaaaagtGTCATACTAAAAATTTGTAGCTAGTTTTGGAGTTCTCATAATTATGGAGGCTTTACTTACCTCCGGATCGAACTATGAATTACCGGAACCCCTTTCCCCGGGAACTAGAAGATTAACGCCAAAAGataataatttagaaaaataactGTCTAGGGTACTCCTTTcagttttatatataaataaaatttaattttttaatcaatgaATAAGTAATgtatttagggtctgtttggattaacttatttttgagcttatgcaaacaatttatgcaatttctatatattattataagtttttcaagatagtttatgataaaatagcttataaaaatacaattttaactagtgtgaacttataaaataatataaaacctagtaatttatattgcataaactatttgcatgagcttaaaaataagttaatccaaacgggctCTTAGTCTATATTGTAAATTAGGTACatcattttatgttttttaatgaatttcaaaagttaattttttcgTATATATAAGACCAGAATActaattgaaaaatatattatattgaaaaagataatttttatattttgaaaaaatagatTACATAAGTTTTAAGACTACgtattttactatatttaatttttaactatatCTCATAGATATATAgttaacatttttataaaaacaaaaatgttctAGATGTTTTATGTCGACCACCTTAACGGCTGAATTTGAGTGATACAAAGGAGACCACAACATATTCCATGTGAAACTTGTATTGTATGAATGACAAACCTAGCTTAGCTTAGGTCCAGCTTTCATTGGATGCAACAAAGGTTGGCaaatttatagtatttttataaCTTCAAGACCTGCATGTGCCTGCCTGCCTGACCCCATTTGCTTTACTTAGTAATGCAGAAATTCCTCCAATACCAGATAGGGAACGTTGTAGTTTTTCCTCGTCCCTACCATTGGTTAGAATCTTTTGTCTCGATTAAGTGAAAATATCTAGTATATTCTTCAAGTAAGTGATGTTGAATTAAACTCATAGATTTGAGGATTTTGTTAGAataattactactactactcctCTCAATTAGGAGtactaattagtaattacacaaaaactaaaaatacatGTTGATTAAGGGATCAAATTTAAGTGTGAGTGATTTGTTTCAtgttaataaataaatgaccAACCCAAACCTAATATTACATAtttttggttatataaatttcagATTACAACCTCTTAAGATATGCTTCTTTAGTCTCATCTCAAATACATACTAACTTGAGGCATCCGGCATTTGTAGGCATGCCCCCTCCATTGGGGCTGAAAGCGTCGATTTTTGCCAACTATATATCACCATTTAAAGGTTCAAAAATACCTGTGAATTAAGATTGAATCCCTATAAAAGAGTATAATGGTAAACTAGTATAATTCATTGACATACCTATTGGCATTATCCGTTGTTTGCTATTAGAggaatgaaaatataaatacctAATTGCTTATCCTAAacttttttctctattttaaaatgagGTATATCATCTTCTCACTTTAAATTTcgttattaaaagaaaaaaaatgctaacTAATACTTATGATCTTTTTGGGCATTAATTAAAGaaccaaatataataaaatgatattgaaacttgtgtaattatcctttttaaaatataaaaacacaattttcaacactattattttaatttcttaactaGTATCTCATGAACAAATATTTGTATTATATTTATGTAAAATTGAGATATGAATAGTgtgataatattaaaattaaagaaGACCATGTTGCTCACACGCTCGGTGGTACACACATAAAAACCGACTCTCATCCAATTATCCGCTTATAAAGTTGAAAAGCCCCTAACATTACATTACACCTTGCTTTTTCTTGGAATTTTTGGCACTTCCAAGAGTCAAGTTAATTACTAGCTAGTGCTAATTAAAGTGAGAATTATCTATGTatactaatataaataatatgaaTATAGATTCTCTTACTTTGAAGCAATAAAGAAATATACTCTCACTTTACTGCTGTTCAAATTTGAGGATACAGCTAGGTAGCCACACACATGCAAATTGCAAAAGCTGCATGCCTCTTTCGTAGAGAACTTTGTATGGAAGAAAAGAAACTATGGTCTTGGACCACACATTAATGAAATTTGTATGGAACAATTCAATCAGTTGCACAAGATGTTGTATCAGATGTTGAAGTATTTGTCCCTCTGTTTTTGttaattacttgttttgcaagaaactATGGTCTTGGACCACACATTAATGAATACAGTACTATATACTAAATTACTAATGCAAAGTCATGAAAACAGTTGATGATAATTAAGAACAATATTGATATTAATAATCAACCCTTTACTTCTCTCCATCTATAGGGAATCTTGTATTATCTTGAAAAGTAATTACTTTTTAAAACCTAAACTAtccatttataataaaatagaaagcaTGTCAATATATAACAATGTGAAATGATgcaatgaacaaaaaaatagaaattattgatgattaacgtaaatatatatatatgaattaatgTGTGGCCTTCTATtgaacacataaaaatatttaatgaatgTCACATATATAATAGTGGAACCAAAAGCCATATTTTAAAGTTGTAAAGGGGTGATAAAAAACTCTTAAAAGTAATATAGACTACTACTTATGTCGCACCAATGTGTGAGAGACTTGTTAATTAGAACATAtccaaaaattataaacaaaagaaaatggataatagtaatttttatcataaattaaccTACTTGAGTTGGTCTAATGGTGTTAATTTGAAACTTTAGAATGTGTTCCTCTCAAGTGCTTAGATTCAATGTCTGCTAGTATTCATTTTAGTTGACTAGCTAATCCATGCTATTTTAAAATCAGATTGAATTGGACCATAATTAATATTCaacttatattttttagttcatactattttttttaggcttaattaataaaatggttccttaaagacattttttattttagattggtcccttaaagaaaaaaaggtccaaataggtcccttaaagaaaaaaaagtctgaataggtcccttaaagacatctccgttaatcagtttggtccctaaaaagaggtctaaataggaccaaactgattaacggatatgtctttaagggacctattcgaacattttttttctttaagggacatatttagacctttttttctttaaggggccaatatgaaaccaaaaatgtctttaagggaccattttattaattaagcttttttttattgaattattaATATGGTTGGTCCATTGTCCACTCATTTTGACAAGCTTACTTTTTAATGCTTTGATTGAAAACTATGCTGCAAAGTGAAGTTTAGATCACACGGACAGGTTGTTAGAGCCTTCACATGATTTGTGAATATCCATCTTATCCTTTTCAACGATTGCGACTCTTATTATTTTCCAATCTAATCACATATTCCGATCTTACCCTTACTCTTGCATCAAAATCACCTCTTAATCCTTTAtgaaaattcatatttgattattttctattatttaactCACAAAAAGGAATATTATGTCCTACTTTTTTTCTTAGTACATGATAATTTATCGATAATAGAAAGGAATACAAGTAATCGATAACTGATTAGATGAGACAATATGAATTTCTTATAACTAAATTAAAGTCTTAAATTTGATTCTTAACTTGAACATGTAGTAGCGGTGTACGGAAGATATTTGATTTAAGCTAAAAAATTAGGAGGAGTATAAGTTGTATCTAAgttcacaaagaaaaaaaaatcactcataATATAAACAAGAAATCAAATAAATCATACAATCTAAATTTAACAATCATTCATGATATAAAGGGTTCTACTctcttttttgactaaaagttatTTGCCTAGAGATTTAAATCTACCACTAGCATGGTATATGTATGGGCATGCATGgctcaaaaaattaataacataaattattactattattaattaTCAATAAAGTAATCTATATTTTTGACTTATCTGATATCTATCTCATCACTTATACGAAAAGAAATGTAAGTAAGAATAAAAGGAGAGGTAATGGTCAACACGATGCACAGCAAgtagttatttaaaaaaaagcttGTCGttatgtataaaataaaataacaagaccactttatttcttcttttctctaacCCTCAAAAGCACCACcgaaataagctaaaaaaacaAATGCAATATTTGGAAataatctattattattattatattaaaaaatgtttgagtaattcaaatgatttgatcTAGTAGTAATAAAttgataagttttttttttgtcaccaTGATATATATTTGTATAAAAGTTTAACgccgaatttttttcatatgtatGAGCCAACGATCAAAGTCCTAACCATACATGTAAGTATGTAACATTAAAATGATCAAAACTGCTATCACttaaactaattaattattaatataattaaaaaaatatctatcaataaattaataaatgaacCCAGGGGCCTGACTCCGTACATAGTTTTTatattacaaaattaataaaaatgaactGTCAAGGGCATTTCCGTCCAAAActagaaaaataacaaaacatcaaatattagtataaatatataagtgTTCACATCTTCATGTCTTGTTTTTGCATATATCATTTTCTTTGTCTCAACTCTCAATCTCCTTCtccttcttatttttcttcttctttgcaTGATATTTGCTTTTGACACCCCCAAAAAAATGTCTTCACAATTATCCCACCATAATATTCAAGGTCTAACACAAGAAGAATTCAAAGAACTTGAaccaatcataaaaaaataccaCATATTAGAACCAACACCAAACACATGTACATCAATTATAACCTACAAAATTGAAGCACCATCAAACATAGTGTGGCCATTTGTTAGAAGCTTTGAGAATCCACAAAAATACAAACATTTTGTCAAAGGTTGTAACATGAAAGGCGACGGTAATGTTGGAAGTATAAGAGAAGTGACGGTTGTTTCAGGTTTACCAGCTTCAACGAGCACAGAAAGATTAGAGATTTTAGATGATGAAAAACATGTACTAAGTTTTAGAGTTGTTGGTGGCGAACATCGTCTTCAAAACTATCGATCGGTTACTTCGGTTAATGAATTTGTCAACGATGAAGGTAAGGTTTATACTATTGTTTTGGAATCTTATATTGTTGATATTCCACATGGGAACACTGAAGAAGATACCAAGATGTTTGTTGACACTGTTGTCAAGCTTAATCTTCAAAAACTTGGAGTTGTTGCTATGAGTTCATGTTCATCCATGCATGgacaataataattaatcaattaatgttttagttaattaattaggaTCATCCATTATGGACTCATTATGTTTGAGTTCATTAGTTATTGTTGCTtggtattaattattataatttataatgcaTAAGTTTCATTTTCCTTCTTAACTAATATTCTTCAATTCtcatcataaaataataatattgatgtatgtgtaaaaaaaagcTTTACACTATCAATATACACAAATTAAATTCTTGTCTGTCCTTACGTGTGTTGTTTTTACGagttcaaattaaaattattttttaataatttttacttcACGTTATTATGCATGATactttgaacttttttttacgTTGAAagtgtttttattttgtcaacGAAAATAGGTCgcattttttcaacaaaatattTACTCCTACTTCAGTTCTACATGTCGTGCAATTTTttgcaacaaaaagaaaatgtcGTGCAATTTTAAATGAGACTAATTATTATGTGGCGGTTACCCTTTACGTTAGCAATTGGTTGGAATCTAGCAGGAATATTGAATACAGATTCtaagttttaaaatattaatttaatttgtcattTTCTGTCTTTGGTAAGTAATAGGCTGTGTTTGAGATGATGAGTATACGTTCTGTTAGTGGCGTAAGCATATACACACACAACACAAGttgagacattttttttaacttaataacCAAGATATATCCAAGTTGAGGCAtttgatttaaatatattacttatgtttgtctaattttatgttttttaactTGAGTATCATCTATACTCGATGATAGAAACTAATTCTTGGAACAGATTTTTTTAACGCTACTGGAGGCTCAAATCAGTGATCGAGTCCATAATTTTGGTTAAGATAGAAGAAGCGTATTATCTCATCTAAGCATTTTGGAGTTTAAAATTATCTAATTTACAAGCGACTTGCATATTATTGAAATGGGCCTATTAATTGCCATTTAATTTGGGATTTTCTTGCAATTTGACATAGAAGTTAGAGTTCATTTTTgcgaaaatttctcaacgcacccacccactttctcccccactccccaaaaaattcggaaaacgtttttcgaattttttatagtgtaaattttacactaaaaaacagttcggaacgtattttccgaatttttttaggtgcGCTAGGAAGTGTGGGAGAAATGTTgaggtgcgttgagaaattttccatttttgcctcttcaaaaaaaaaaattagagttaAAAAAtggtccaaaaaaaattatacaaaatgaaAAGTGTCACATAAATTTTATACTCAACTGTGAGATTTTGGGTTCAAACTCAGATGAAGATGTTCAACTTAACAATacgaacaaaaataaaatatgaattttattgtGAAAAATGGTCAAATTTGGATCAAATTGTTTA from Trifolium pratense cultivar HEN17-A07 linkage group LG1, ARS_RC_1.1, whole genome shotgun sequence includes these protein-coding regions:
- the LOC123916954 gene encoding abscisic acid receptor PYL2 — encoded protein: MIFAFDTPKKMSSQLSHHNIQGLTQEEFKELEPIIKKYHILEPTPNTCTSIITYKIEAPSNIVWPFVRSFENPQKYKHFVKGCNMKGDGNVGSIREVTVVSGLPASTSTERLEILDDEKHVLSFRVVGGEHRLQNYRSVTSVNEFVNDEGKVYTIVLESYIVDIPHGNTEEDTKMFVDTVVKLNLQKLGVVAMSSCSSMHGQ